A section of the Carya illinoinensis cultivar Pawnee chromosome 12, C.illinoinensisPawnee_v1, whole genome shotgun sequence genome encodes:
- the LOC122290403 gene encoding formyltetrahydrofolate deformylase 1, mitochondrial-like isoform X2 has protein sequence MALMRRASASLPQLIGFANRSFKSFRFPGDSLDSSTPSTLSHGIHVFQCPDAVGIVAKLSDCIASRGGNILGADVFVPENKRVFYSRSEFIFDPVKWPREQMDEDFVKLSKMFNAMRSVVRVPALDSKYKIAVLASKQDHCLVDLLHGWQDGRLPLDITCVISNHDRGSNTHVIRFLERHGIPYHYLRTTKENKREGDILELVRNTHFLVLARYMQILSGNFLKSYGKDIINIHHGLLPSFKGGNPSKQAFDAGVKLIGATSHFVTEELDAGPIIEQMVILGMFSAIIASIYSMTVF, from the exons atggcTCTGATGCGACGAGCTTCTGCGAGCCTCCCCCAACTTATTGGATTTGCAAACAGGTCCTTCAAATCCTTCAGATTCCCGGGCGACTCTCTCGATTCCTCAACACCATCTACTCTTAGCCATGGAATCCACGTCTTCCAGTGCCct GATGCGGTCGGGATTGTTGCGAAGCTATCGGATTGTATAGCTAGTAGAGGAGGGAATATACTCGGCGCGGATGTTTTTGTACCCGAAAACAAGCGCGTGTTCTATTCCAGAAG tgagtttatttttgatcCTGTTAAATGGCCTCGGGAGCAAATGGATGAAGATTTTGTTAAGCTATCAAAAATGTTCAATGCTATGAGATCTGTTGTCCGGGTGCCAGCTCTGGACTCCAAATACAAGATTGCTGTCCTCGCTTCAAAGCAG GACCATTGTCTGGTTGATTTGTTACATGGATGGCAGGATGGAAGACTTCCGCTAGATATAACTTGTGTGATAAG CAATCATGATAGAGGTTCAAACACCCATGTGATTCGTTTTCTTGAAAGGCATGGTATTCCTTATCATTATTTACGCACAACCAAAGAGAATAAACGAGAAGGGGACATCTTGGAATTGGTTCGgaatactcattttttagtacTTGCTAGGTACATGCAG ATACTATCTGGTAATTTCTTGAAGAGCTATGGAAAGGATATAATAAACATTCACCATGGCCTTTTGCCATCATTCAAGGGCGGGAATCCATCTAAACAG GCTTTTGACGCAGGTGTGAAACTGATTGGTGCAACAAGCCACTTTGTGACTGAAGAACTCGATGCAGGGCCTATTATTGAACAGATGGTGATTTTGGGAATGTTTTCAGCAATTATTGCTTCCATTTACTCTATGACTGTCTTCTAA
- the LOC122290403 gene encoding formyltetrahydrofolate deformylase 1, mitochondrial-like isoform X1, with translation MALMRRASASLPQLIGFANRSFKSFRFPGDSLDSSTPSTLSHGIHVFQCPDAVGIVAKLSDCIASRGGNILGADVFVPENKRVFYSRSEFIFDPVKWPREQMDEDFVKLSKMFNAMRSVVRVPALDSKYKIAVLASKQDHCLVDLLHGWQDGRLPLDITCVISNHDRGSNTHVIRFLERHGIPYHYLRTTKENKREGDILELVRNTHFLVLARYMQILSGNFLKSYGKDIINIHHGLLPSFKGGNPSKQAFDAGVKLIGATSHFVTEELDAGPIIEQMVERVSHRDNLQTFVQKSENLEKQCLAKAIKSYCELRVLPYEQNKTVVF, from the exons atggcTCTGATGCGACGAGCTTCTGCGAGCCTCCCCCAACTTATTGGATTTGCAAACAGGTCCTTCAAATCCTTCAGATTCCCGGGCGACTCTCTCGATTCCTCAACACCATCTACTCTTAGCCATGGAATCCACGTCTTCCAGTGCCct GATGCGGTCGGGATTGTTGCGAAGCTATCGGATTGTATAGCTAGTAGAGGAGGGAATATACTCGGCGCGGATGTTTTTGTACCCGAAAACAAGCGCGTGTTCTATTCCAGAAG tgagtttatttttgatcCTGTTAAATGGCCTCGGGAGCAAATGGATGAAGATTTTGTTAAGCTATCAAAAATGTTCAATGCTATGAGATCTGTTGTCCGGGTGCCAGCTCTGGACTCCAAATACAAGATTGCTGTCCTCGCTTCAAAGCAG GACCATTGTCTGGTTGATTTGTTACATGGATGGCAGGATGGAAGACTTCCGCTAGATATAACTTGTGTGATAAG CAATCATGATAGAGGTTCAAACACCCATGTGATTCGTTTTCTTGAAAGGCATGGTATTCCTTATCATTATTTACGCACAACCAAAGAGAATAAACGAGAAGGGGACATCTTGGAATTGGTTCGgaatactcattttttagtacTTGCTAGGTACATGCAG ATACTATCTGGTAATTTCTTGAAGAGCTATGGAAAGGATATAATAAACATTCACCATGGCCTTTTGCCATCATTCAAGGGCGGGAATCCATCTAAACAG GCTTTTGACGCAGGTGTGAAACTGATTGGTGCAACAAGCCACTTTGTGACTGAAGAACTCGATGCAGGGCCTATTATTGAACAGATG GTTGAGAGAGTGTCCCACAGAGATAACTTGCAGACTTTTGTGCAGAAATCAGAGAACCTTGAGAAACAATGCCTTGCTAAGGCTATAAAATCATACTGCGAGCTGCGAGTTTTACCTTATGAACAAAACAAGACTGTTGTGTTTTAA
- the LOC122290403 gene encoding formyltetrahydrofolate deformylase 1, mitochondrial-like isoform X3 has translation MFLYPKTSACSIPEEVDGGMLSHSEFIFDPVKWPREQMDEDFVKLSKMFNAMRSVVRVPALDSKYKIAVLASKQDHCLVDLLHGWQDGRLPLDITCVISNHDRGSNTHVIRFLERHGIPYHYLRTTKENKREGDILELVRNTHFLVLARYMQILSGNFLKSYGKDIINIHHGLLPSFKGGNPSKQAFDAGVKLIGATSHFVTEELDAGPIIEQMVERVSHRDNLQTFVQKSENLEKQCLAKAIKSYCELRVLPYEQNKTVVF, from the exons ATGTTTTTGTACCCGAAAACAAGCGCGTGTTCTATTCCAGAAG AGGTTGATGGTGGGATGCTATCCCACAG tgagtttatttttgatcCTGTTAAATGGCCTCGGGAGCAAATGGATGAAGATTTTGTTAAGCTATCAAAAATGTTCAATGCTATGAGATCTGTTGTCCGGGTGCCAGCTCTGGACTCCAAATACAAGATTGCTGTCCTCGCTTCAAAGCAG GACCATTGTCTGGTTGATTTGTTACATGGATGGCAGGATGGAAGACTTCCGCTAGATATAACTTGTGTGATAAG CAATCATGATAGAGGTTCAAACACCCATGTGATTCGTTTTCTTGAAAGGCATGGTATTCCTTATCATTATTTACGCACAACCAAAGAGAATAAACGAGAAGGGGACATCTTGGAATTGGTTCGgaatactcattttttagtacTTGCTAGGTACATGCAG ATACTATCTGGTAATTTCTTGAAGAGCTATGGAAAGGATATAATAAACATTCACCATGGCCTTTTGCCATCATTCAAGGGCGGGAATCCATCTAAACAG GCTTTTGACGCAGGTGTGAAACTGATTGGTGCAACAAGCCACTTTGTGACTGAAGAACTCGATGCAGGGCCTATTATTGAACAGATG GTTGAGAGAGTGTCCCACAGAGATAACTTGCAGACTTTTGTGCAGAAATCAGAGAACCTTGAGAAACAATGCCTTGCTAAGGCTATAAAATCATACTGCGAGCTGCGAGTTTTACCTTATGAACAAAACAAGACTGTTGTGTTTTAA